The following coding sequences lie in one Agrobacterium vitis genomic window:
- a CDS encoding class I SAM-dependent DNA methyltransferase — protein MLEQASKYDHWAWLYNRTLGPRYGAYKIGPIERVVLPHVPTGGAILDLCCGTGQLAAALAERGFNVTGLDGSADMLRHARENAPSVTFTEGDACNFTFDTPFDAVLCTSASLNHMQSVDDLAAVFSSVSRALTPGGIFVFDVNHPAQMSRYWRGHPTEGEINTDFAWLITPQYDPAANRGAFTVEIYRRPDAHPVSVLDRLFVRLARFRRIRLALLSRFSRLRTRWEHHSVVNRIWGHDLNAMSRALHESGFSTELRSTQGGPVDDSHAAYFFCRKAPSAEMQAETAKETAL, from the coding sequence ATGCTTGAACAAGCAAGCAAATACGATCACTGGGCGTGGCTTTACAACCGCACACTTGGCCCCCGCTACGGCGCATACAAGATCGGTCCGATTGAGCGTGTGGTGCTGCCCCATGTGCCAACTGGTGGTGCTATTCTGGATCTGTGCTGCGGCACCGGCCAGCTCGCGGCGGCTCTCGCTGAGCGCGGTTTTAACGTGACTGGCCTCGACGGCTCCGCCGACATGCTCCGCCATGCCCGCGAAAACGCCCCGTCGGTGACCTTCACGGAGGGCGATGCCTGCAATTTCACCTTTGACACCCCCTTTGACGCCGTGCTCTGCACCAGCGCCTCGCTCAATCACATGCAAAGCGTCGATGATCTGGCCGCCGTGTTTTCGAGCGTCAGCCGCGCATTGACGCCGGGCGGCATCTTCGTCTTCGACGTCAACCATCCGGCCCAGATGTCGCGCTACTGGCGCGGCCATCCAACGGAGGGCGAGATCAACACCGACTTCGCGTGGTTGATTACCCCGCAATATGACCCGGCAGCAAACCGGGGTGCCTTCACCGTGGAGATTTACCGCCGTCCCGATGCGCATCCCGTTTCCGTGCTGGATCGGCTGTTCGTCCGATTGGCGCGGTTCAGGCGTATCCGCCTAGCGCTCCTCTCCCGCTTCAGCCGCTTGCGGACCCGGTGGGAGCATCATTCGGTCGTCAACCGAATCTGGGGTCACGATCTCAACGCCATGTCACGCGCCCTGCATGAAAGCGGCTTTTCCACCGAACTGCGCAGCACGCAAGGCGGGCCGGTCGATGACAGCCATGCCGCCTATTTCTTCTGCCGGAAAGCGCCCTCGGCCGAAATGCAGGCTGAGACTGCAAAGGAGACCGCCCTATGA
- a CDS encoding aspartate aminotransferase family protein yields the protein MNALTSNPTPAQAAAAIIAAFNRKTEKSKAASAQNRHVLADKSAIGVPFSLMAKEALYPIVVDRAEGTVLHDIDGNRYIDVLMGMGINLFGHNPPFIRDAIEAQLAKGFALGPQSDLAGETAALFCKLTGKERVTFTNTGTEAVMTALRLARAATGRRKIAMFEGSYHGHSDQVLNRIAGPDDARTVPAFPGISPATAEDVVLLPYNDPRALEILERDGETFAAVLVEPVQSRNIDVQPRAFLHALRDVTQRTGAVLIFDEMISGFRVAPGGAQDHFEVEADLATYGKIAGGGLPLALIAGSNRLMNHIDGGPWSFGDESVPPAQPTFFAGTYCRHPLALAAARAAATYMLQQGRSLQDGLNARTRSLVERLNTSLAAARLPVVFTQFGSFFSIAVNRSRIPPLALGLLSLELLTAGIHLRSGDKGGFLSTAHSDGDITAIHDAFLNGLQSLAGFGLIPLSDGTTP from the coding sequence ATGAATGCGTTGACGAGCAACCCAACGCCCGCCCAAGCGGCAGCCGCCATCATAGCCGCGTTCAACAGGAAGACAGAAAAGTCCAAGGCCGCAAGTGCGCAAAATCGGCACGTCCTCGCTGATAAATCAGCAATCGGCGTTCCCTTCTCGCTGATGGCCAAGGAGGCGCTCTACCCGATTGTGGTAGACCGGGCGGAGGGAACAGTACTGCACGATATAGACGGCAATCGCTATATCGATGTGCTGATGGGGATGGGCATCAACCTCTTTGGCCACAATCCGCCCTTTATCCGCGACGCGATTGAGGCACAGCTTGCCAAGGGATTTGCGCTTGGGCCGCAATCTGATCTGGCAGGCGAGACTGCTGCACTCTTTTGCAAGCTGACGGGCAAGGAAAGAGTAACCTTTACCAATACCGGGACCGAAGCCGTGATGACCGCCCTGCGGCTGGCGCGGGCGGCCACCGGGCGGCGGAAGATTGCGATGTTCGAGGGGTCTTATCACGGCCATTCGGATCAGGTTCTGAACCGCATTGCTGGTCCCGATGATGCCCGGACCGTGCCCGCCTTTCCCGGCATTTCGCCCGCGACGGCCGAGGATGTCGTTTTGCTCCCCTATAACGATCCGCGTGCACTGGAAATTCTGGAGCGGGATGGCGAAACCTTTGCCGCCGTGCTGGTTGAGCCGGTGCAAAGCCGCAATATCGACGTCCAGCCCCGTGCCTTTCTGCACGCGCTGCGCGACGTGACGCAGCGAACAGGTGCTGTCCTCATCTTCGACGAAATGATCAGCGGTTTTCGCGTGGCACCCGGCGGCGCGCAGGACCATTTCGAAGTTGAGGCGGATCTGGCGACCTATGGCAAGATTGCCGGTGGCGGCTTGCCGCTGGCGCTGATTGCGGGCAGCAACCGTTTGATGAACCATATCGACGGCGGCCCCTGGTCTTTCGGGGATGAATCTGTTCCCCCAGCCCAGCCGACCTTTTTTGCCGGAACCTATTGCCGTCATCCTCTGGCACTTGCGGCAGCGCGCGCAGCCGCGACGTACATGCTCCAGCAGGGCCGGTCTTTGCAGGATGGCCTCAACGCACGCACGCGCAGCCTTGTCGAGCGCCTCAATACATCGCTTGCGGCAGCGCGGCTTCCCGTTGTCTTCACGCAGTTCGGCTCCTTCTTCTCGATTGCGGTCAACCGCAGCCGCATTCCGCCGCTTGCACTGGGATTGCTGTCGCTCGAACTCCTCACCGCTGGCATTCACCTGCGCAGCGGCGACAAGGGCGGCTTCCTTTCCACCGCCCATTCGGATGGCGACATCACAGCCATCCACGATGCCTTCCTGAACGGCCTGCAATCGCTTGCAGGTTTCGGCCTCATCCCCCTATCCGATGGAACAACACCATGA
- a CDS encoding MbtH family protein yields the protein MSNQDQTIDFPHRVVISDEERYSIWPTYKTIPLGWRDGGFEGSKQACLDHIAAVWTDMRPLSLRRQMDGDMSVNQ from the coding sequence ATGAGCAACCAGGACCAAACCATTGATTTTCCACACCGCGTCGTCATCAGCGACGAGGAGCGATACTCGATCTGGCCGACCTACAAGACCATCCCCCTTGGCTGGCGCGATGGCGGCTTCGAGGGGTCGAAACAAGCCTGCCTAGACCACATTGCTGCGGTTTGGACCGATATGCGCCCGCTTTCACTTCGTCGCCAGATGGACGGCGACATGTCCGTCAACCAATAA
- a CDS encoding siderophore biosynthesis protein, translating into MIALSPPSPYAIWREFHWAFFLNVQGLIVSLRRFQLLVERGQLTSAEQELNTASTLLVSSAASMELAASFPKDVYEATVRASMTQPHVESDDFSGLMSWDHAVLISIWRDLRPIFETLPNELVSAHSKFIAAYKYLAESHAGVCSRFVDSGSLRFEDRNAVDTLRRFERGRLGLIDPKGKGCPFHS; encoded by the coding sequence ATGATCGCTCTCAGCCCTCCCTCTCCCTATGCGATCTGGCGGGAGTTTCACTGGGCATTCTTTTTGAACGTTCAGGGGCTCATTGTTTCGCTGCGCCGGTTCCAGCTGCTGGTGGAGCGCGGTCAGCTCACGTCTGCCGAGCAGGAGCTTAATACCGCCTCGACGCTGCTTGTCTCCTCGGCTGCGTCCATGGAACTCGCCGCGAGTTTTCCGAAAGACGTCTATGAGGCGACGGTGCGCGCCTCCATGACCCAGCCGCATGTGGAATCGGACGATTTTAGCGGCCTGATGTCGTGGGATCATGCCGTCCTCATCAGCATCTGGCGGGATCTCCGCCCGATTTTTGAAACGCTGCCGAATGAGCTCGTCAGCGCCCATTCCAAGTTTATTGCGGCCTATAAATATCTCGCCGAGAGCCATGCGGGCGTCTGCTCGCGCTTCGTGGATAGCGGAAGCCTGCGCTTCGAGGACCGCAATGCCGTCGATACGCTGCGCCGCTTTGAGCGCGGCCGGCTCGGCCTCATCGACCCCAAGGGCAAAGGTTGCCCGTTTCATTCCTGA